The proteins below are encoded in one region of Amycolatopsis magusensis:
- a CDS encoding TetR-like C-terminal domain-containing protein translates to MVRAGLTTQRVTLAAAELADEAGLDQVTMSAVARRLGVKDASLYTHVRNLEDLRGRIALLAADEKTIRIAEAMAGLAGREALIAYADAWRDYAREHPGRYLATQTPVPIDPELAAQAPGPRRAVELTYRLLRAYDLAEPDLTDAVRLLRSTFHGFVALETAGGFAHQRTPQESWVRALDALHTLLQHWPREGDPA, encoded by the coding sequence ATGGTGCGAGCCGGACTGACCACGCAGCGAGTGACCCTCGCGGCCGCCGAACTCGCCGACGAAGCCGGGCTCGACCAGGTGACCATGTCGGCGGTGGCACGGCGCCTCGGCGTCAAGGACGCCAGCCTGTACACCCACGTCCGCAACCTCGAAGACCTGCGCGGCCGGATCGCCCTGCTCGCGGCCGACGAGAAGACCATCCGCATCGCCGAGGCCATGGCCGGACTGGCGGGCAGGGAAGCCCTGATCGCCTACGCCGACGCCTGGCGCGACTACGCCCGCGAACACCCCGGCCGCTACCTGGCCACCCAGACCCCCGTCCCGATCGACCCCGAACTGGCCGCACAGGCACCCGGACCCCGGCGCGCGGTCGAGCTGACCTACCGCCTCCTGCGCGCCTACGACCTGGCCGAACCCGACCTCACCGACGCCGTCCGGCTCCTGCGCAGCACCTTCCACGGCTTCGTCGCACTGGAGACCGCCGGCGGCTTCGCCCACCAGCGCACGCCCCAGGAGTCCTGGGTCCGTGCCCTCGACGCCCTGCACACGCTCCTGCAGCACTGGCCACGAGAAGGAGACCCGGCATGA
- a CDS encoding transglycosylase family protein yields the protein MAVLVAAVFALQLVPTTSAVADPPANSWAKLRMCESGGRYETNTGNGYYGAYQFDLPTWRSVGGAGRPDQAAPAEQDYRALYLYRMRGWQPWECATKLGLKADADARSKRKPTYAESAYMGGSGTPPPAPDPNVKPPWPGVVYDYGDCAEPLKTFQLRMNNFGYGFTGTGCYLDKTRQAVLDLQRANGIKDSGLLGPKTWDAAWEGKPPR from the coding sequence ATGGCCGTGCTCGTCGCCGCGGTGTTCGCGCTGCAGCTGGTGCCGACCACGTCGGCCGTCGCCGACCCGCCCGCGAACTCCTGGGCCAAGCTGCGGATGTGCGAGTCCGGTGGGCGCTACGAGACCAACACCGGCAACGGCTACTACGGTGCCTACCAGTTCGACCTGCCCACCTGGCGCAGCGTCGGGGGAGCGGGCCGCCCCGACCAGGCCGCCCCCGCCGAGCAGGACTACCGCGCGCTCTACCTCTACCGCATGCGCGGCTGGCAGCCGTGGGAGTGCGCCACCAAGCTCGGGCTCAAGGCCGACGCCGACGCCAGGAGCAAGCGGAAACCCACCTACGCCGAGTCCGCCTACATGGGCGGCTCCGGCACCCCGCCGCCCGCGCCCGACCCGAACGTCAAACCGCCGTGGCCGGGCGTGGTCTACGACTACGGCGACTGCGCCGAGCCGCTGAAGACCTTCCAGCTGCGGATGAACAACTTCGGCTACGGGTTCACCGGCACCGGCTGCTACCTCGACAAGACCAGGCAGGCCGTGCTCGACCTCCAGCGCGCCAACGGCATCAAGGACTCCGGCCTGCTCGGCCCGAAGACCTGGGACGCCGCCTGGGAAGGCAAGCCGCCACGCTGA
- a CDS encoding MFS transporter, with the protein MSTTSPDTTPADTVRDRRREQRGWYFYDWANSAFYTTVMAVFGSIYMSSVAAADARTDLTRNGPTPCVDAGGAESTLVNCDISLLGLTFPAGSLWGYLLSVATVIQVVVLPVSGAIADRSQYKKRFLAGFAFLGAVSSALLFFMAGTNWQIGILFFILANIGYGASIAIYYSFLPGIATPDERDAVSTKGWAFGYLGGGVALGLQLAFYLNHEALGVEESMAVRICFLTTGLWWAAFTLIPVLWLRETPPVHREPDGRSVLTAGFAELRHTFRSAKAFPLTLAFLGSYLIYTDGISTVVTISAQYGKEELKHPTEVLIVTILVIQFVAYFGGMAHGLLARRIGAKKTIIVSLAAWIVVLGGAYFVQAGQALQFYLVAVGIGLVLGGTNALSRSLFSQMIPAGKEAQYYALYEVGERGTSWLGPLVFAAVGQATGSFRLGVLALVAFFVVGIVLVALIPVRRAIAAAGNREPAIV; encoded by the coding sequence ATGAGCACGACCTCCCCCGACACCACGCCGGCCGATACGGTCCGCGACCGGCGCCGCGAGCAGCGCGGCTGGTACTTCTACGACTGGGCCAACTCGGCCTTCTACACCACGGTGATGGCGGTGTTCGGCTCGATCTACATGAGCTCGGTGGCCGCCGCCGACGCCAGGACCGACCTCACCCGCAACGGCCCGACGCCCTGCGTGGACGCGGGCGGCGCCGAGTCGACGCTGGTCAACTGCGACATCAGCCTGCTGGGGCTGACCTTCCCGGCGGGTTCGCTGTGGGGCTACCTGCTGTCGGTGGCCACGGTGATCCAGGTGGTGGTGCTGCCGGTCAGCGGTGCGATCGCCGACCGCAGCCAGTACAAGAAGCGGTTCCTGGCCGGGTTCGCCTTCCTCGGCGCGGTGTCCTCGGCACTGCTGTTCTTCATGGCGGGCACGAACTGGCAGATCGGGATCCTGTTCTTCATCCTGGCCAACATCGGCTACGGCGCCTCGATCGCGATCTACTACTCGTTCCTGCCCGGCATCGCCACCCCCGACGAGCGGGACGCGGTCTCGACCAAGGGCTGGGCGTTCGGCTACCTCGGTGGTGGCGTGGCACTGGGCCTGCAACTGGCGTTCTACCTCAACCACGAGGCGCTGGGCGTCGAGGAGTCGATGGCGGTGCGGATCTGCTTCCTCACCACCGGCCTGTGGTGGGCGGCGTTCACGCTGATCCCGGTGCTGTGGCTGCGGGAGACCCCGCCGGTGCACCGCGAGCCGGACGGCCGGTCGGTGCTCACCGCGGGCTTCGCCGAGCTGCGGCACACCTTCCGCTCGGCCAAGGCGTTCCCGCTGACGCTGGCGTTCCTGGGCAGCTACCTGATCTACACCGACGGCATCTCCACGGTGGTGACGATCTCGGCGCAGTACGGCAAGGAGGAGCTCAAGCACCCGACCGAGGTGCTGATCGTGACGATCCTGGTGATCCAGTTCGTGGCGTACTTCGGCGGCATGGCGCACGGGCTGCTGGCGCGGCGGATCGGGGCGAAGAAGACGATCATCGTCAGCCTCGCCGCGTGGATCGTGGTGCTGGGCGGGGCGTACTTCGTCCAGGCCGGGCAGGCGCTGCAGTTCTACCTGGTCGCGGTGGGGATCGGGCTGGTGCTGGGTGGAACGAACGCGTTGTCGCGCTCGTTGTTCAGCCAGATGATCCCGGCGGGCAAGGAGGCGCAGTACTACGCGCTGTACGAGGTCGGCGAGCGCGGCACCTCGTGGCTGGGGCCGCTGGTGTTCGCCGCGGTCGGCCAGGCGACCGGGTCGTTCCGGCTCGGCGTGCTGGCACTGGTCGCGTTCTTCGTGGTCGGGATCGTCCTCGTGGCGCTGATCCCGGTGCGGCGGGCGATCGCGGCGGCGGGAAACCGCGAGCCCGCGATCGTGTGA
- a CDS encoding thymidine kinase → MPSTPVPAPDPTDALSSVPVAGFRRNTPAAGKLKFCYGPMDCGKSTLALQIDHNHARQGRRGLLLVRHDRSGAPQISSRIGITRRAVEVGERTDLRLLVRDQWVQGQHVDYLIVDEAQFLSPEQVEQLAELADDAQLDVYCFGIATDFRSLLFPGARRLFELADELQPVQVEVLCWCGLPGRFNARVADGEVLRAGDTVFVADTDQAKVENSPSAHDHPDAITVRYQVLCRRHFRHGELGPRAGEHGQLRLT, encoded by the coding sequence GTGCCATCAACGCCCGTGCCGGCGCCCGACCCGACCGACGCCCTCTCGTCGGTACCGGTGGCCGGGTTCCGGCGGAACACCCCGGCCGCGGGGAAGCTGAAGTTCTGCTACGGCCCGATGGACTGCGGCAAGTCCACCCTGGCCCTGCAGATCGACCACAACCACGCGCGGCAGGGCAGGCGCGGGCTGCTGCTGGTGCGCCACGACCGCTCCGGGGCGCCGCAGATCTCCAGCCGCATCGGGATCACCCGGCGGGCGGTGGAGGTGGGTGAGCGGACCGATCTGCGGTTACTGGTGCGGGACCAGTGGGTACAGGGACAGCACGTGGACTACCTCATCGTCGATGAGGCCCAGTTCCTGTCGCCGGAACAGGTCGAACAGCTCGCCGAGCTGGCCGACGACGCGCAGCTGGACGTCTACTGCTTCGGGATCGCCACGGATTTCCGGAGCCTGCTGTTCCCCGGGGCCCGGCGGCTGTTCGAACTGGCCGACGAGCTGCAGCCGGTGCAGGTGGAGGTGTTGTGCTGGTGCGGGCTCCCGGGCCGGTTCAACGCCAGGGTGGCCGACGGGGAGGTGCTGCGTGCCGGGGACACCGTGTTCGTCGCGGATACCGATCAGGCGAAAGTTGAAAATTCACCCTCGGCACACGATCATCCCGACGCGATCACCGTGCGTTACCAAGTATTGTGCCGCCGCCACTTCCGGCACGGGGAACTGGGCCCGCGTGCCGGGGAGCACGGCCAGCTACGGCTGACCTGA
- a CDS encoding RNA polymerase-binding protein RbpA, with protein MADRVLRGSRLGAVSYETDRNHDLAPRRAVRYSCPKGHEFEVPFSDDAEIPSVWECRLHGSESEIVDGGQPEQKQVKPPRTHWDMLLERRSIPELEDLLNERLEELKGRRTTRSA; from the coding sequence ATGGCCGACCGTGTACTCCGAGGAAGCCGGCTGGGAGCCGTCAGCTACGAGACCGACCGGAACCACGACCTGGCGCCGCGGCGCGCGGTGCGTTACTCGTGTCCGAAGGGGCACGAGTTCGAGGTTCCGTTCTCCGACGACGCCGAGATCCCCTCGGTGTGGGAGTGCCGTCTGCACGGCAGCGAATCCGAGATCGTCGACGGCGGACAGCCCGAGCAGAAGCAGGTCAAGCCACCGCGCACGCACTGGGACATGCTCCTGGAGCGCCGGTCCATCCCGGAACTGGAGGACCTGCTCAACGAGCGGCTCGAGGAGCTGAAGGGACGGCGGACGACCCGTTCGGCCTGA
- a CDS encoding carbonic anhydrase, with the protein MTENALSPDEALAMLLDGNRRFVDGTREHPHQDADYRAAIAPAQHPFAVLFGCSDSRLAAEIIFDRGLGDLFVVRTAGHVLGPEVLGSIEYGVEVLGAPLVAVLGHDSCGAIAAAQQAMVSGSRPTGFTRDVVERVMLSVLAARDGLADGDTAVEEHTRYTVDLLVDRSHAIAKRVADGTCAVAGLTYRLGEGSARVIASRGLRTD; encoded by the coding sequence ATGACCGAGAACGCCCTCAGCCCTGACGAAGCCTTGGCCATGCTGCTCGACGGAAACCGCCGGTTCGTCGACGGGACGCGTGAACACCCCCACCAGGACGCGGACTACCGGGCCGCGATCGCGCCGGCGCAGCACCCGTTCGCGGTGCTGTTCGGCTGCTCCGATTCGCGGCTGGCCGCGGAGATCATCTTCGACCGCGGCCTGGGCGACCTGTTCGTGGTGCGCACCGCGGGGCACGTCCTCGGCCCGGAGGTGCTGGGCAGCATCGAGTACGGCGTCGAGGTGCTGGGCGCGCCGCTGGTCGCGGTGCTGGGGCACGACTCGTGCGGGGCCATCGCCGCCGCGCAGCAGGCGATGGTCTCCGGCTCACGCCCCACGGGCTTCACCCGCGACGTGGTGGAGCGGGTGATGCTGAGCGTGCTGGCCGCCCGGGACGGGCTCGCCGACGGTGACACGGCCGTCGAGGAGCACACTCGCTACACGGTGGACCTGCTGGTGGACCGGTCGCACGCGATCGCGAAGCGGGTCGCCGACGGCACATGCGCGGTGGCGGGGTTGACTTATCGGCTTGGTGAGGGAAGCGCTCGGGTCATCGCCAGTCGGGGGCTGCGGACGGACTGA
- a CDS encoding polyprenol monophosphomannose synthase, whose amino-acid sequence MAQAPRGAQPIEPVLVVIPTYNERENLAPLLTRLHTALPGVHALVVDDGSPDGTGELADELAEKDERVRVLHRTEKAGLGAAYVAGFGWGLERDYNTIVEMDADGSHAPEDLPRVLEALGDADLVLGSRYVPGGHVVNWPFRRQLLSKLANVYAGICLGAGIKDITAGFRAYRREVLQKLPLDEIASAGYCFQIDLAWRTAEQGFEVVEVPITFTEREIGDSKMSSSIVFEAILRVGIWGAKHRWHQLRTLFSRRRA is encoded by the coding sequence ATGGCGCAGGCGCCACGGGGGGCACAGCCGATCGAACCGGTGCTGGTGGTGATCCCGACCTACAACGAACGGGAGAACCTGGCACCGCTCCTGACCCGGTTGCACACGGCCCTGCCCGGGGTACACGCGCTGGTCGTCGACGACGGCAGCCCGGACGGCACCGGTGAGCTGGCCGACGAGCTGGCCGAGAAGGACGAGCGGGTGCGGGTGCTGCACCGCACGGAGAAGGCCGGGCTGGGCGCGGCCTACGTCGCGGGCTTCGGCTGGGGCCTGGAGCGCGACTACAACACCATCGTGGAGATGGACGCCGACGGCTCGCACGCCCCGGAAGACCTCCCACGCGTACTCGAGGCCCTCGGCGACGCCGACCTGGTGCTCGGCTCGCGGTACGTCCCCGGCGGCCACGTGGTGAACTGGCCGTTCCGGCGCCAGCTGCTCTCGAAGCTGGCCAACGTCTACGCCGGGATCTGCCTGGGCGCGGGCATCAAGGACATCACCGCCGGGTTCCGGGCCTATCGCCGCGAGGTGCTGCAGAAGCTCCCGCTGGACGAGATCGCCTCGGCCGGGTACTGCTTCCAGATCGACCTGGCCTGGCGCACCGCCGAGCAGGGCTTCGAGGTGGTCGAGGTACCCATCACCTTCACCGAACGCGAAATCGGCGACTCGAAGATGAGCAGCTCGATCGTGTTCGAGGCGATCCTGCGCGTGGGCATCTGGGGCGCCAAGCACCGCTGGCACCAGCTCCGGACCCTGTTCAGCCGCCGCCGCGCCTGA
- the lnt gene encoding apolipoprotein N-acyltransferase: MTVTATAAEPVPGRARRAWRPWLLRLLGAAASGVLLYLSFAPRPLWWLAPLAFAGWALVAHGRRFWGGFGYGFVFGLGWFVPLFTWLNDFLGDDFGVYPWLGVSAVLAAFIGVCGGLNTWVARLPGAPVWMALVVVAIELPRSVWPMGGFAWGRVAFTQPEGAYLPLASIGGAPLVGFAVVLTGFGLAALIRARSRGVVVTAAVAAVLPLVAGLAVWPSIGTDAQQGSVTVAIVQGNAPNVGLALQGRRRELRENHLLQSERLLADIRAGRVPKPDVVVWPETATDVVEGRRDPELDRLAREFGVPMLVGAVYRTAAGEAQNSMIVWDPETGPGERYSKQQLVPFGEYVPARDLARLVTPFVDDTGDMLPGTGEPPALHSRGLVFGTTICYEVAFDYPAREAVLAGAEVLFTPTNNAWYGFSEMSYQQLAMSRLRAVEHGRAVVVPATSGVSAIVGPDGGVTRSTSLFTAASLVERVPLRRQTTLSDQLGAWPDTGVTGLAVAGVLAGGIVRLRTRRADAGTSGNTED, translated from the coding sequence GCCGGGCACGCCGCGCGTGGCGGCCCTGGTTGCTGCGCCTGCTGGGCGCGGCCGCCTCCGGGGTGCTGCTCTACCTCAGCTTCGCGCCCCGGCCGCTGTGGTGGCTGGCGCCGCTCGCCTTCGCCGGCTGGGCACTGGTGGCGCACGGCCGCCGGTTCTGGGGCGGGTTCGGCTACGGCTTCGTGTTCGGCCTCGGCTGGTTCGTCCCGCTGTTCACCTGGCTCAACGACTTCCTCGGCGACGACTTCGGCGTGTACCCGTGGCTGGGTGTCTCCGCGGTGCTGGCCGCGTTCATCGGCGTGTGCGGGGGGCTCAACACCTGGGTGGCACGGCTGCCCGGCGCGCCGGTGTGGATGGCGCTGGTGGTCGTCGCGATCGAGCTGCCGCGCTCGGTGTGGCCGATGGGCGGGTTCGCCTGGGGCCGGGTGGCCTTCACCCAGCCCGAAGGCGCCTACCTGCCGCTCGCCTCGATCGGCGGCGCCCCGCTGGTCGGCTTCGCCGTGGTGCTGACCGGGTTCGGGCTCGCCGCGCTGATCCGCGCCCGGAGCCGCGGTGTGGTGGTGACCGCCGCGGTGGCCGCGGTGCTGCCGCTGGTGGCCGGGCTCGCGGTGTGGCCGTCCATCGGCACGGACGCCCAGCAGGGCTCGGTGACCGTCGCGATCGTGCAGGGCAACGCGCCCAACGTCGGGCTGGCGCTGCAGGGCCGCCGCCGCGAGCTGCGGGAGAACCACCTGCTGCAGAGCGAGCGCCTGCTCGCCGACATCCGCGCCGGGCGCGTGCCCAAGCCGGACGTGGTGGTGTGGCCGGAGACCGCCACCGACGTCGTCGAAGGCCGCCGCGACCCCGAACTCGACCGGCTGGCCCGCGAGTTCGGCGTGCCGATGCTCGTCGGCGCGGTCTACCGCACCGCCGCCGGCGAAGCGCAGAACTCGATGATCGTGTGGGACCCGGAGACCGGGCCGGGGGAGCGGTACTCCAAACAGCAGCTGGTGCCCTTCGGCGAGTATGTGCCGGCCCGCGACCTCGCCCGGCTGGTCACCCCGTTCGTCGACGACACCGGCGACATGCTGCCCGGCACGGGCGAACCACCCGCGCTGCACAGCCGCGGCCTGGTCTTCGGCACCACGATCTGCTACGAGGTCGCCTTCGACTATCCGGCGCGCGAAGCCGTGCTCGCCGGCGCCGAAGTGCTGTTCACCCCGACCAACAACGCCTGGTACGGGTTCAGCGAGATGAGCTACCAGCAGCTGGCGATGTCGCGGTTGCGTGCGGTGGAACACGGCCGGGCGGTCGTGGTGCCTGCCACCAGCGGGGTGAGCGCTATCGTCGGACCCGACGGTGGCGTTACGCGCTCGACCAGCCTGTTCACCGCGGCCTCGTTGGTCGAGCGCGTGCCGCTGCGGCGGCAGACTACGCTGTCGGATCAACTCGGAGCGTGGCCGGACACCGGGGTGACCGGGCTGGCGGTGGCAGGGGTACTGGCCGGCGGCATCGTCCGGCTACGGACCCGGCGTGCCGACGCCGGGACAAGCGGAAACACGGAGGACTAG